The DNA region tcactggagttcagaagaatgaaggggattcgtagaaacctataaaattctaaagactagacagggtagatgcaggcatggtgttcccgatggtgggtgagtccaaaagtaggggtcacagtctgaggatatggggtagaccatttaggacagagatgaggagaaatttcttcacccagagtggtcagcctgtggaatctgttgccacagaaagtagttgaggccaaaacagtgtatgttttcaagaagcagttagatgtagcacttagggcaaaggggatcaaaggacatgggggaaagcgggatttggctattgagttggatgatcagccacgatcagaatgaatggcagagcaaccttgaagggccaaatggcctactcctgctcctattttctatgtgtttATTAATGTAGCTATATGTACGTGCCCTATTAGTGATTGGATATTGTAATTAGGCAGGCGTAGAGTTTCTGTAATAGGTTAAATACTACTGTGGGAAACCAATGAAGTAATCAAGACTATTAGTTGTGATTGGATATGGATTATCTTTGAATAATGATACAATTTCAATTGGTGTCTGCAAATTGCTTGTTTTTAGGCCTGAAAGTATAATTACTGTTGTATTCCTTTGTTCGGGGAGATTGTGGGCCACATGTTGGCAAACCAGATCCTTGCTGCAGCTTGAATAAAGGTCTTAAATGAGAACTTGTGTGTCCTCTGGTCGCTCAAGGGGAACTAAATACTCAGCAGCTGGACATCTGATTCAGCTCCCTAACAGTTGTCAACTGGCAAAATCACTGCAGCAGGTCAGTTTGAAGCCTGAACCGTGATGCTATGCAGGGCTGCTCTGTAGTTTCCCCCAACAACCTTATTATAAAAACAACCTTTGACTGAGGTCAACAATTACTATCACCCTGTTTCAGGTTCTGTGGCACGTTAACATATGGCATCACATTCAGTTTTAAATTTGCTTGTGCTGTGGGCACTGGCAATTTAATGCCCATCTCAAGTATAGTCTGAGAAAATTGAGTTCCGGTCTCCTTCTTCTTCTGAAGCTGCTGATTCTCCCTCAGGCTCAGGCCCCTCCTCTCCACAAGACACTTACACCCACTGGCATTCAGTGCCCCTCCTAACCTGAAGATGCCAACTGAAGCAacaaaaaaaaagacttgcatttatatagcacattacACAATCATCAgacgtcccaaagcattttacagccaatgcaatggacggcatggtggcatagtggctagcactgctgccttacagctccagggtcccgggttcaattccggccttgggtggctgtctgtgcggagtctgcacgctctccccgtgtctgcgtgggtttcctccaggtgctccggtttcctcccacagtccaaagatgtgcaggttaggtggattggctatgctaaattgccccttagtgtccaaaaggtcaggtgaggttacggggatagggtggaggcgtgggattaagttgggtgctcttttcaagggccgaaaggcctccttctgcactgtaaattctatgaagtattgttgaaatgcagtcactgtcgTAACATAAATTCATTATTTTAATCTAGCGTTAATTCCACAACTACCAGCTGATGCCAGCTATCACTTCTCACCTAAATGGCCAATCTCAGGTGTCTGCCTTAAGTTAATGTCAGCAGGCAATTTGACAATGGAGGTATCACAGTCAAATCTGATCCTGTTCTTAATACCTGACCTAAAAAAGcattggaatatgaacaggaacagaAATTATGGCTGATTTTTCCCTATTTTCAAGAGAACAGATATTATGATTAGCTGTAGCTTCTACAACACAGGCAATGCAGCTCAGGCCAAGCATGGTATCCACAGTACTACAATACACAGCACCTTTATCCATTCAGCCCTTGCTGGACAAAACCTTTCAAACTAAAGTGGTTACTCACACTGGTGAATGTGGCGGTTGTAATCGAGCTTCTCTTGATCCATGGCTGGAACATCAAGTTCCTCTGCCCTGAAAAGTGAAAGAACAAGATGAATAGCCCACTGCTGTTCTAATTATTTATGTCATTCACCAGATTCTAACTCTCCTCGGGAGACAGAATGAACACAATCAGCCAGAGCTCCCAATCATTAATCTGCAATCCCCGGGTTTGGGCGGACCGGGGTTCCTGTTGCCGTTAACCGGCCTGCATGGCTGGGTTGTAGAAACATTTAATTAATCAAATGGACAGTTTGTTGGTGGCTGGATATCAGATACAATCAGAAATCAGTGAATGTTCTCTTGCAGAACAAAAATAAAGTTTTGTTGAATTTATTTTTCTAATTTTTTCTCAGGATGTTGCCATCATTGATTagaccacatttattgcccatcactaattgcccatgagaaggtggtggtgagctaccttcataAACTGCTGCAGTCACACCCACAGCATTGTTAGGAAGGGtttatcattttgtatacctctaaggtcccccctcaaccttctctgctccaaggaaagcaatCTCAGTCTAACCAGCCTGTCCATCCCATTTTGTGTCACTTGCAAACTTTACTGATCACACCTCCTACTTTCACGTTCtgttaggccacagttagagtactgtgtgcagttctggttgccgcactatagtgtagccatctaaaatggccacctgcaaaggaccatggtaattgtggtcaatttggacacagacaagtacacagcctctgtgtattgtgcaaagaagccagacttgACCAAAACTTGCAACCATTAAAAGTCAATCGCCATTCCcctaggacaatagagtttgaattaaGTAGTTACAGCAATAGCAGACTAAcaggcgccacttccccttatttggaaaggcctacgtgccaagGACAATGACAGCTgggacctgcccagccaccaaggtatccgccccctaattggccaggatcaatgagggtgattgaAATCTTATTGATCCATTGGAGCTAGAggtaggaccgcccaaaagggtgtgaaagagaagaaggataagaagccctgcgcacatGGGGATCGGCCttttttggaccggcctgtgtgcgaccaattgcagcatatcaaccagccaagttcaaggacccgcgatcgctacctgaaggatgagctcagccgagatgaacctgaagacttccaaccgacccatgtggacacagataaaggccttatctcctgcacagagccggtcaccccaaagttaagtaaaggtcatcttagttattaggtttagGTTAGTCCATAGCCGCGTGAATCACTGCATACAGAAcaagtgtgtttgttaataaactgtcttttgaactaatgcactggttgtgtggtcattcggttaatataagaaacagcttgtggttcacatagaaataaaaaaGTCAACAATAGGAATGTGCTTAcactagagaggatgcagaaaagattcaccaggatgttgcctggaatggagcatTTCAACTATGAGGGCAGGCTAGTTAGGCTGGGGTTGCTTTCCTacaagcagagaaggctgagggggaaccttAGAGGTGTCCAAAATTATAAAGGTCATAGATAGGGTAAATAGGAAGAAATTTTCCCCTTTGGGGAATAAATTTAAGGTAAGAggtaggagatttagaggggatctgaggaaacatcttttcacccacagggtgatgggaatctggaactcactcctgAACGGGTGGTAGGACatctaagaagcatttagatgggcACTTGAAACACCCTGgcatacaaggctacaggccaagtgctggaaaataggatgacAATGTGCTTGaaggccagcacagacacgatgggctgaagggcttcttttaatgctgtaaaactctgtgactctAACTGTTGCCCTTGAGTGAagagttccatcacactcctgacttgtgtcctgtagatgttggacaggttttggggagtcaggacatgGGTTACTCACTGtaaaattcctagcctctgatctgctctcgtagtcacaatatttatatggctgggccagttcagtttctggtcaatggtaatcccaggtTATTGATAGTTGGCGATTCAGCGATGGAAATGTCGTTGATCATCATGGGAAGATTGTTGGATTCTctctggttggagatggtcattgcttgccaTGTGTATGGCACAAATGCAACTTTAGCATTTGAGGAGTTACGAATGGtgctacacagtaaacatccctatttctgaccatatgatggagggaatgtcactgatgaagcagctgacaatggttgggcctaggacacaaccctgGGGGACTCCTGCTGCAATATCCTTGGACTGAGGTGATTaaattccaacaaccacaactacctTCCTTTGTGTTCGGTTATGAATGCAACCAGTTTTGTTTTCCCCTGGATTCCCATCATTAACTCTATACATTCCCAGTTCTGGCTTACTTCCCTGGCACGCACACATTCCTCCCCAGGCACCATTAACTCAAACTTACTCCATGTACTCCTGGTGCACACATTCTTCTTTGTTCACCCGTCGGAAGTCCTGCAGTTCCATAAAATACTGCTCGGATTTTTCAGACATTGGTGAGTCAATGTCCATCAGACCTGAGCACAAAGCAGAAATCAAATATCAATAATCCTGAGCTCCAGAGAGATCACACAGCACATCAGGAGAAATGAAGAGCAAAACAGCCAAGGGGCAGTTGAAGTCATAGGACAGTTACAACatagcacaacatagcccaacataaTACCTGCTATCCAATCGTAGCCCAAGAATGGTCGTCTTGCCTGAACCTCTGCCCTGAGGCTGGATTCCTctttcggagacaggaatgtgaCATGACCCACATCATCCGCCTGTAATTTAACAGGAAAGTTTAATAGTCTGAGCTGCAATGACCAACAGCGGGTCTGCAGGAGACATCAGCCCTCTTCCCCTCTATCAGTGATGGCTGGTGCAGATCTCAACACACACCATGCACCCAAGACAAACAGCAGCTCATAGAAGCAAAGGAGGAGCTCAGTCGATGGAACGCTAGACTGAGAAGCCACTGAGGTCATTTCAGCCTCACCTCGTCCTTCCAATAGTTCCGGTatctctccactctgactctgtaaCTCTTGCTGTATTTCCTTCCACCCTGGCTAGCAATGCAACTGGTTACCCACATCCCAGTATAATGTAAAAGCTGATTCTACAGATGCTCTTGGCTCCGAAGTCCTAACCCGGAAAAACCTGAAGCACAAAATGTCAGTAATAAATGAGGGAAGCTGGGCGGcactgttcgatcccagcccccagtCCGTGTATgtactgtttgcacattctcacgtgtctgtatgggtttcacgcccacaacccaagatgtgcagattaggtggattggccacactaaattgccccttaattggaaaaagatataattgggtactctaaatttcttttttttaaagtaaatgagGAAGGCTGCCTACCTTTGCCACCTTACTGTGAGATTCTAAGAGGATTGACTTTGGCTTTTGAGTGTCTCTGATAAACTGCTCTCTGTGTCGATCATTGCCCTCATCCAACAACCAGTCCATATACAGTGATGGTTCTAGCTTCGACCTTGGCTTTGGGTCCTCACTGAGGCTCTGCAGAAACCGGGAATGATGCATGGGGGTGTTTCCATTGTAGTTGGCTCCACCTGTGCTCGAATGTCCCAGAATTGGAGGCTCAGGCTCTCTTGTTACCGACGGGGCGGAGGGGGGTTTAGTAAAAGGTGTTGAGCATTTAAGATGTTTTGAAACATGGTCGTCAGTCAGCAGCTTGCAAGGGATGCTTCTGGGTCTAGTCTGTGACTTTACTTTGCCTCTTTCGCAACTCAGTTTTTCCTCTGGGATGAGGCTACCTTTCGGTAACATACCTATTGATGAAAAACAGTTTGGTTCGATGTTGGGAACTGTTCCAGCCTCACCATCAGGAAGCCAGTCAATCAACTCCATGCCTGCTGCATCCCCTGCACCAAGTGTCCAGCTTTGCTGCTTGGCTCGTCTTGTCGAGGGACTGTAAAGTGCAGCACGAGACGCTTCCCTTCCCTTTTGGGATTCAGTCACAACCACTTCACCAGGCTGCTGTGATCCATCATCATACACCTTTTCCCCTGGCAGTTCTGAATCAGCCTGGTCCTTCAAATTGGGATTCTTCAATGAGCTGGCATCTTCCTGCTGAAAGAGGTCAGGATATCGTGTTTAGGCCAGTGATAACATAAAGAATAAGCAGCCTTAAACCTCAGATTCAAATCCAGCTCACAGATACAGAGCCACAATTGCAAATATAAGCTGAGAAAATACAACTCAAATTAAACAGCTCAATATCCAGATTGGAGGTCTTGTGTCACAGTGGATCACCTCCCtgcctgagccagaagctccagactGGAGTCCCATCCCAGGACTTCTTTTAAAACAAATtgatagtacccaattcttttttttttccaattaaggagtaattttgtgtggccaatccgcctacccttcatctcttcgggttgtgggggtgagacccacgctgacacggggagaatgtacaaactccacaatgagagtgacccggggccgggatcaaatcgggttcttggcgctgtgaggcagcagtgctaatcactgtgccaacatgccgacCCTCCCATCCCAGgagttgatggccaaggaaggtgtttaTATATCGCGGTCAAACATGTTGAGTTTGTCAActacaaatccttccaacacaccaataGTTGGCgggaagagcgggagagactcctgaacATCCAGATAATTTGATAGTTCAGTTAGAAACCCAAGGTTGGCGGGTGTAAGGTCAATGAACGTCATACCTATATCTTTTCATGTACCAGCGTTAATAAAGCATGTTATATTGTAATTTATTCTGCATCTACCTGGTGTCTGAAAATGTGATTGGATGATATGCAACAACAACTAGGCGTCTTTAATGaagcaaaatgtcccaagtgttTCAGAGAAACATTATGAAATAAATATggcaatttgttttttaaatttagagtacccaattatttttccaattaagggggcaatttagcttggcaaatccacctaccctgcatattatTGGAGATGTGCAGGTAAgactcacgcaggcacagggagaatgtgcaaactccacacagacagtgacccggggcagggatcgaacccgggtcctcggtgtcatggggaagcagtgctaatcactgcgccaccgttccgccCCAACAAATATGCCATTGAGTCACAGGAGGAGATATTAGGGCCGATGACtgaaagcttagtcaaagaggcaggttaggAGAGAGGGATGTAGAAATTGAACAGTTTTGGAAGGGAACTTCAGAGCACAAATGCCAATGGTAGGACAGTTAAAATCAGGAATACAGAAGAGTTCAGAATTGGAGGTGctcagttatcatagaatcatagaatttacagtgcagaaggaggccattcggcccatcgagtctgcactggctcttggaaagagcaccctacccaaggtacacacctccaccctatccccataacccagtaaccccacccaacactaagggcaattttggacactaagggcaatttatcatggccaatccacctaacctgcacatctttggactgtgggaggaaaccggagcacccggaggaaacccacgcacacacggggaggatgtgcagactccgcacagacagtgacccaagctggaatcgaacctgggaccctggagctgtgaagcaattgtgctatccacaaggctaccgtgctgccttatctcAGAGGGTtctagggttggaggaggttagagtcGAGAAGAGGTTAGAGATCGGGACCAGTGAGGCTATGGGAAGCTTTGAAAACAGGAATAAAAATTTTAACATCGATATGGTGCTTGTCAGAGAGCCAATGCAGTCAGTGAGGCGGGGTGATGGAGAATGGGACCCAATGTGAgataagacacaggcagcagagctttggattaACCCAAGTTTGTGGAGAGTGgaagatgggcggcatggtggttagcactgttacttcacagtgcaaggttcccaggtttgattcccgcttgggtcactgttttgtgcagtctgcatgttctccccatgtctgcacaggttttctccgggtgctccgatttcctcccacaagtcctgaaagacgtgcttactaggtgaattggacattctgaattctccctcagtgtacgtgccacagtgtggtgactaggggattttcacagtaacgtcactgcagtgttactgtaagcctacttgtgacaataataagattattattatagagggGGGGTTGACCAAAAGAATATCAGAAGTGTCAAATCTAAAGGTAACCAAAGCATGGATGAaaatttcagcagcaggtgagctgaggcagggcCATAGACAGGCAATGCTGCAGAAATAAGACAGCCTTGATAATGATTTGTTTAGGAGCTCATCTGTAGGTCAACTGCGTCAACAAGTTTGAAAACAGTGTGGTTCAGCTGGATCCAGACAGTAGCCAAGGATTGGTAATCAGCAAGACAATTTACTGAGGCGGGATGGAGAGAGGGTTAGTGGCAAGGTAGAACAGAGAACTTTGCTCTATATCCAACTCATGCTGCCCCTGCCTCAGAAATGATTGATGAGAGAATGTAGAAGGAACTTTGCTCTGTATTTAGCTTGTGTTGCTCAGGGACAGTCAATGGTTCAGTATTGAATTactaatattttttaaaaggctggTATGTTTAATGTTTGCATTGAAGAATGAAAATGAGATACATGATTTTCATTATCTTTTACTGTTATTCTACATTGGACACTGGACTTTCTTGACAATATAGAACCTATGCCTACCTCAAACTTGTTGCCATTGCTGTTCCTTTGGGAGTCTGCAGCAAATCTATTTTGTGCTGAGTGGAGGTCAGTTGGACGGGTCCCATCGCCACTCTCGGGGGGCAGGAGCACATTCCATGGAGCCCTGAGCCGTTCCACCCTCAGTTTCTGTAGCAGATGTTTGTTCTGATCTCGAAGGAGCTGCAGATAGTCGGAGTGTGACATCTTCCAACTGGCAACTCTCAGCAGTTGCTGCAAATAAGTGCAGGATGAAAAGATT from Scyliorhinus torazame isolate Kashiwa2021f chromosome 16, sScyTor2.1, whole genome shotgun sequence includes:
- the miip gene encoding uncharacterized protein miip isoform X1; this translates as MSHSDYLQLLRDQNKHLLQKLRVERLRAPWNVLLPPESGDGTRPTDLHSAQNRFAADSQRNSNGNKFEQEDASSLKNPNLKDQADSELPGEKVYDDGSQQPGEVVVTESQKGREASRAALYSPSTRRAKQQSWTLGAGDAAGMELIDWLPDGEAGTVPNIEPNCFSSIGMLPKGSLIPEEKLSCERGKVKSQTRPRSIPCKLLTDDHVSKHLKCSTPFTKPPSAPSVTREPEPPILGHSSTGGANYNGNTPMHHSRFLQSLSEDPKPRSKLEPSLYMDWLLDEGNDRHREQFIRDTQKPKSILLESHSKVAKADDVGHVTFLSPKEESSLRAEVQARRPFLGYDWIAGLMDIDSPMSEKSEQYFMELQDFRRVNKEECVHQEYMEAEELDVPAMDQEKLDYNRHIHQCSHSYRVNSRLFAVPLEPAAACPICKTPKSKRPHTLEEPAYIRVSIPRSTLLPPHKYKPHRRKSFDPTDSLSLPSHCLLGWESTMPSTIPIANTLDLRSTVELKTPSSPLDCNLSNLSAAASRVAGGTRSDELLSLSRLTGYQFQRLRLNSPHSTSYPVC
- the miip gene encoding uncharacterized protein miip isoform X5, encoding MSHSDYLQLLRDQNKHLLQKLRVERLRAPWNVLLPPESGDGTRPTDLHSAQNRFAADSQRNSNGNKFEQEDASSLKNPNLKDQADSELPGEKVYDDGSQQPGEVVVTESQKGREASRAALYSPSTRRAKQQSWTLGAGDAAGMELIDWLPDGEAGTVPNIEPNCFSSIGMLPKGSLIPEEKLSCERGKVKSQTRPRSIPCKLLTDDHVSKHLKCSTPFTKPPSAPSVTREPEPPILGHSSTGGANYNGNTPMHHSRFLQSLSEDPKPRSKLEPSLYMDWLLDEGNDRHREQFIRDTQKPKSILLESHSKVAKADDVGHVTFLSPKEESSLRAEVQARRPFLGYDWIAGLMDIDSPMSEKSEQYFMELQDFRRVNKEECVHQEYMEAEELDVPAMDQEKLDYNRHIHQCSHSYRVNSRLFAVPLEPAAACPICKTPKSKRPHTLEEPAYIRVSIPRSTLLPPHKYKPHRRKSFDPTDSLSLPSHCLLGWESTMPSTIPIANTLDLRSTVELKTPSSPLDCNLSNLVPYVVSIHI
- the miip gene encoding uncharacterized protein miip isoform X3, with product MSHSDYLQLLRDQNKHLLQKLRVERLRAPWNVLLPPESGDGTRPTDLHSAQNRFAADSQRNSNGNKFEQEDASSLKNPNLKDQADSELPGEKVYDDGSQQPGEVVVTESQKGREASRAALYSPSTRRAKQQSWTLGAGDAAGMELIDWLPDGEAGTVPNIEPNCFSSIGMLPKGSLIPEEKLSCERGKVKSQTRPRSIPCKLLTDDHVSKHLKCSTPFTKPPSAPSVTREPEPPILGHSSTGGANYNGNTPMHHSRFLQSLSEDPKPRSKLEPSLYMDWLLDEGNDRHREQFIRDTQKPKSILLESHSKVAKADDVGHVTFLSPKEESSLRAEVQARRPFLGYDWIAGLMDIDSPMSEKSEQYFMELQDFRRVNKEECVHQEYMEAEELDVPAMDQEKLDYNRHIHQCSHSYRVNSRLFAVPLEPAAACPICKTPKSKRPHTLEEPAYIRVSIPRSTLLPPHKYKPHRRKSFDPTDSLSLPSHCLLGWESTMPSTIPIANTLDLRSTVELKTPSSPLDCNLSNLRPKLHTLFRMWSHQCPGQLGGNYRYCI
- the miip gene encoding uncharacterized protein miip isoform X2 gives rise to the protein MSHSDYLQLLRDQNKHLLQKLRVERLRAPWNVLLPPESGDGTRPTDLHSAQNRFAADSQRNSNGNKFEEDASSLKNPNLKDQADSELPGEKVYDDGSQQPGEVVVTESQKGREASRAALYSPSTRRAKQQSWTLGAGDAAGMELIDWLPDGEAGTVPNIEPNCFSSIGMLPKGSLIPEEKLSCERGKVKSQTRPRSIPCKLLTDDHVSKHLKCSTPFTKPPSAPSVTREPEPPILGHSSTGGANYNGNTPMHHSRFLQSLSEDPKPRSKLEPSLYMDWLLDEGNDRHREQFIRDTQKPKSILLESHSKVAKADDVGHVTFLSPKEESSLRAEVQARRPFLGYDWIAGLMDIDSPMSEKSEQYFMELQDFRRVNKEECVHQEYMEAEELDVPAMDQEKLDYNRHIHQCSHSYRVNSRLFAVPLEPAAACPICKTPKSKRPHTLEEPAYIRVSIPRSTLLPPHKYKPHRRKSFDPTDSLSLPSHCLLGWESTMPSTIPIANTLDLRSTVELKTPSSPLDCNLSNLSAAASRVAGGTRSDELLSLSRLTGYQFQRLRLNSPHSTSYPVC
- the miip gene encoding uncharacterized protein miip isoform X6, which gives rise to MSHSDYLQLLRDQNKHLLQKLRVERLRAPWNVLLPPESGDGTRPTDLHSAQNRFAADSQRNSNGNKFEQEDASSLKNPNLKDQADSELPGEKVYDDGSQQPGEVVVTESQKGREASRAALYSPSTRRAKQQSWTLGAGDAAGMELIDWLPDGEAGTVPNIEPNCFSSIGMLPKGSLIPEEKLSCERGKVKSQTRPRSIPCKLLTDDHVSKHLKCSTPFTKPPSAPSVTREPEPPILGHSSTGGANYNGNTPMHHSRFLQSLSEDPKPRSKLEPSLYMDWLLDEGNDRHREQFIRDTQKPKSILLESHSKVAKADDVGHVTFLSPKEESSLRAEVQARRPFLGYDWIAGLMDIDSPMSEKSEQYFMELQDFRRVNKEECVHQEYMEAEELDVPAMDQEKLDYNRHIHQFTLTVLIVACLQSHWNQQQPVPFAKLLNQNDHTLWRSLLIFESASPDQPCSLHTNTSHTVGRVLIPLTACHCRHIVFWAGRVPCLPPFLLQTPWTCAAQWNSKHLPHRWTVTSPT
- the miip gene encoding uncharacterized protein miip isoform X4, with amino-acid sequence MSHSDYLQLLRDQNKHLLQKLRVERLRAPWNVLLPPESGDGTRPTDLHSAQNRFAADSQRNSNGNKFEQEDASSLKNPNLKDQADSELPGEKVYDDGSQQPGEVVVTESQKGREASRAALYSPSTRRAKQQSWTLGAGDAAGMELIDWLPDGEAGTVPNIEPNCFSSIGMLPKGSLIPEEKLSCERGKVKSQTRPRSIPCKLLTDDHVSKHLKCSTPFTKPPSAPSVTREPEPPILGHSSTGGANYNGNTPMHHSRFLQSLSEDPKPRSKLEPSLYMDWLLDEGNDRHREQFIRDTQKPKSILLESHSKVAKADDVGHVTFLSPKEESSLRAEVQARRPFLGYDWIAGLMDIDSPMSEKSEQYFMELQDFRRVNKEECVHQEYMEAEELDVPAMDQEKLDYNRHIHQFTLTVLIVACLQSHWNQQQPVPFAKLLNQNDHTLWRSLLIFESASPDQPCSLHTNTSHTVGRVLIPLTACHCRHIVFWAGRVPCLPPFLLQTPWTCAAQWNSKHLPHRWTVTSPTWFLTLCQFTFEPFSE